A region of Mauremys mutica isolate MM-2020 ecotype Southern chromosome 2, ASM2049712v1, whole genome shotgun sequence DNA encodes the following proteins:
- the YKT6 gene encoding synaptobrevin homolog YKT6 isoform X1: protein MRNTRALRGADSPPALPAAPFCFRVSGARRLLPPPTAQSVAATAGAAGGRRDLPGGCWGGARMKLYSLSVLYKGDPKVHLLKAAYDLSSFSFFQKTSVQEFMTFTSQLIVERSVLGSRASVKEQEYLCHVYVRNDRLAGVVIADNEYPPRVCFTLLEKVLDEFSTQVSRTDWPSGSPSTINYAALDGYLSKYQNPREADAMTKVQAELDETKIILHNTMESLLERGEKLDDLVAKSEVLGLHSKHFYKTARKQNSCCEIM from the exons ATGCGCAATACGAGAGCGCTCCGTGGCGCTGACTCACCGCCGGCACTTCCGGCAGCACCATTTTGCTTCCGGGTCAGCGGGGCGCGGCGGCTCCTTCCTCCGCCCACTGCCCAGTCAGTCGCAGCAACCGCCGGAGCCGCAGGAGGGAGGCGGGACCTGCCCG GCGGCTGCTGGGGAGGCGCCAGGATGAAGCTTTACAGCCTAAGTGTCCTTTACAAAGGCGACCCCAAAGTGCACTTGCTGAAAGCCGCCTACGACTTGTCCTCGTTCAGCTTCTTCCAGAAAACCAG TGTTCAGGAATTCATGACCTTCACGAGCCAGCTGATTGTAGAGCGGTCGGTGCTGGGCAGCCGAGCGTCAGTGAAGGAACAAG AATACCTCTGCCATGTGTACGTGCGAAATGACAGACTGGCTGGAGTGGTGATCGCAGACAACGAGTATCCACCGCGTGTGTGTTTCACCTTGCTGGAGAAG GTGCTGGATGAGTTCTCCACGCAGGTCAGTCGGACAGACTGGCCCTCAGGATCTCCATCTACGATTAACTATGCAGCCTTGGATGGTTACCTTAGTAAATATCAG AATCCCCGGGAGGCGGACGCTATGACGAAAGTGCAGGCAGAGCTGGACGAGACCAAAATCATTCTG CACAACACCATGGAGTCTCTGCTGGAACGCGGGGAGAAGCTGGATGACCTGGTGGCCAAGTCGGAGGTGCTTGGGCTACATTCCAAACACTTCTACAAAACT GCCCGAAAGCAGAACTCGTGCTGTGAGATCATGTGA
- the YKT6 gene encoding synaptobrevin homolog YKT6 isoform X2 — protein sequence MKLYSLSVLYKGDPKVHLLKAAYDLSSFSFFQKTSVQEFMTFTSQLIVERSVLGSRASVKEQEYLCHVYVRNDRLAGVVIADNEYPPRVCFTLLEKVLDEFSTQVSRTDWPSGSPSTINYAALDGYLSKYQNPREADAMTKVQAELDETKIILHNTMESLLERGEKLDDLVAKSEVLGLHSKHFYKTARKQNSCCEIM from the exons ATGAAGCTTTACAGCCTAAGTGTCCTTTACAAAGGCGACCCCAAAGTGCACTTGCTGAAAGCCGCCTACGACTTGTCCTCGTTCAGCTTCTTCCAGAAAACCAG TGTTCAGGAATTCATGACCTTCACGAGCCAGCTGATTGTAGAGCGGTCGGTGCTGGGCAGCCGAGCGTCAGTGAAGGAACAAG AATACCTCTGCCATGTGTACGTGCGAAATGACAGACTGGCTGGAGTGGTGATCGCAGACAACGAGTATCCACCGCGTGTGTGTTTCACCTTGCTGGAGAAG GTGCTGGATGAGTTCTCCACGCAGGTCAGTCGGACAGACTGGCCCTCAGGATCTCCATCTACGATTAACTATGCAGCCTTGGATGGTTACCTTAGTAAATATCAG AATCCCCGGGAGGCGGACGCTATGACGAAAGTGCAGGCAGAGCTGGACGAGACCAAAATCATTCTG CACAACACCATGGAGTCTCTGCTGGAACGCGGGGAGAAGCTGGATGACCTGGTGGCCAAGTCGGAGGTGCTTGGGCTACATTCCAAACACTTCTACAAAACT GCCCGAAAGCAGAACTCGTGCTGTGAGATCATGTGA